One Mycolicibacterium fortuitum subsp. fortuitum genomic window carries:
- a CDS encoding FAD-dependent oxidoreductase codes for MPHVITQSCCSDASCVYACPVNCIHPTPDEPDFHTAQMLYVDPVECVDCGACVTACPVNAIKPHTKLTAAEDVFATLNADFYATPRPRPILAPVVPPLQVRAGDLRVAIVGSGPAAMYAAEEVLTIPGARVRIYERLTQPYGLARFGVAPDHQRTRGVARQFDHIAADPRLEMRLGMEVGTDVTHHDLLTEHHAVIYAVGASTDRRLDIEGIDLPGVTSATQFVAWYNGHPDHADRTFDLSHRRAVVIGNGNVALDVARILAMDPDLLAGTSIAPHALKALRDSAIEEVVVIGRRGIEQSAFTVPELVGLCSTPGVDVVVRDEDLRTLPESDPRAAILRAAPRSAGNRRIVFEYLLSPTAILGQTAATGVEFVHNELIAAPDGSTRLKSTGRERIIEAGLVLTSIGYRGRPVAGLPFDEATATVPHQDGRVPQTRGAYVTGWIKRGPTGFIGTNKSCAQETVRSLVADYNAGLLA; via the coding sequence ATGCCACACGTCATCACGCAGTCCTGTTGTAGCGACGCTTCCTGCGTCTACGCCTGCCCGGTCAACTGCATTCACCCGACCCCTGACGAGCCCGATTTCCACACCGCGCAGATGCTGTACGTCGACCCGGTCGAATGCGTCGACTGCGGTGCGTGCGTGACGGCCTGCCCGGTGAACGCGATCAAACCGCACACCAAGCTGACCGCCGCCGAAGACGTGTTCGCCACACTGAACGCCGATTTCTACGCCACACCCCGACCTCGCCCCATTCTGGCGCCGGTGGTGCCGCCGTTGCAGGTGCGTGCGGGTGATCTGCGAGTCGCGATCGTCGGATCAGGGCCGGCGGCGATGTATGCCGCCGAAGAGGTGCTGACCATCCCTGGTGCCCGGGTCCGGATCTACGAACGGCTCACCCAGCCATACGGTTTGGCGCGGTTCGGGGTGGCACCCGATCACCAGCGGACTCGCGGAGTGGCACGCCAGTTCGACCATATCGCCGCCGATCCGCGCCTGGAGATGCGCCTCGGGATGGAAGTCGGTACCGACGTCACCCACCACGATCTACTCACCGAGCACCATGCGGTGATCTACGCGGTGGGCGCGTCGACGGACCGACGCCTCGACATCGAGGGCATCGACCTGCCCGGCGTCACGTCGGCCACCCAGTTCGTCGCCTGGTACAACGGCCATCCCGATCACGCGGACCGGACCTTCGACCTGTCCCATCGGCGCGCCGTCGTGATCGGCAACGGCAACGTCGCCCTCGACGTCGCGCGCATTCTCGCCATGGACCCCGACCTGCTGGCGGGCACGTCTATCGCGCCTCATGCACTGAAAGCGCTGCGCGACAGTGCGATCGAAGAGGTCGTCGTGATCGGCCGGCGCGGGATCGAGCAGTCCGCATTCACGGTTCCCGAACTGGTCGGGCTGTGTTCGACGCCAGGTGTCGACGTCGTCGTCCGCGATGAGGACCTGCGAACCCTGCCGGAGTCCGATCCGCGGGCCGCGATTTTGCGCGCGGCTCCGCGCAGTGCGGGCAATCGCCGGATCGTGTTCGAGTACCTGCTGTCGCCGACCGCGATCCTCGGCCAGACAGCGGCCACCGGGGTCGAATTCGTCCACAACGAACTGATCGCCGCACCCGACGGTTCCACCCGCCTGAAATCCACTGGACGGGAAAGGATCATCGAGGCCGGCCTGGTGCTGACCTCCATCGGCTATCGCGGCCGACCGGTGGCGGGCCTGCCGTTCGACGAGGCCACCGCCACGGTGCCCCACCAGGATGGCCGGGTGCCCCAGACCCGCGGGGCGTATGTCACCGGGTGGATCAAGCGCGGACCGACCGGATTCATCGGGACCAACAAGTCCTGCGCCCAGGAGACCGTCCGCAGCCTCGTCGCCGACTACAACGCCGGACTGCTGGCCTGA
- a CDS encoding phosphatase PAP2 family protein, whose protein sequence is MNTRDRWLIVSAAAAAAVYAVLWIGYVSQWTWLADLDAAGLAGPYRYGSVHPAWVTAWDVLCTVLGPFAFRLLAAVLIAVALLRRQRRIALFLFLTIELSGLTTELAKFVVDRPRPATAMVHALSTSFPSGHALGVLVAVLALSVVAWPGIRPSLRLWWALAGVLIVIAVGVGRVVLNVHHPSDVVAGWALGYVWFVAIYLLCPPSRTAATAAAETPVAPGSAR, encoded by the coding sequence ATGAATACCCGGGACAGGTGGCTGATCGTGAGTGCGGCCGCTGCCGCCGCCGTGTATGCGGTGCTGTGGATCGGCTACGTGTCGCAGTGGACCTGGCTGGCCGATCTCGACGCCGCCGGGCTGGCCGGCCCCTATCGGTACGGCTCGGTGCATCCCGCCTGGGTAACCGCCTGGGATGTGCTCTGCACGGTGCTGGGGCCCTTCGCATTCCGGTTGTTGGCTGCCGTGTTGATCGCGGTCGCGCTGCTGCGCCGGCAACGGCGGATCGCGCTGTTCCTGTTTTTGACCATCGAGCTCAGCGGCTTGACCACCGAGCTGGCCAAGTTCGTGGTGGACCGTCCGCGTCCGGCCACCGCCATGGTGCACGCGCTGTCGACCTCCTTCCCGTCGGGGCACGCGCTGGGTGTGCTGGTGGCGGTACTGGCCCTGTCGGTCGTGGCCTGGCCGGGGATCCGCCCCTCGTTGCGCCTCTGGTGGGCGTTGGCCGGGGTGTTGATCGTCATCGCGGTCGGGGTGGGGCGCGTCGTGCTCAACGTCCATCACCCGTCGGACGTCGTGGCCGGCTGGGCGTTGGGCTACGTCTGGTTCGTCGCGATCTACCTGTTGTGCCCGCCGTCGCGGACAGCCGCTACGGCAGCGGCCGAAACACCGGTAGCGCCCGGT
- a CDS encoding AurF N-oxygenase family protein, translating into MASSSPDAVSLDADYQDLLQTLSEGSVRRRFDPYLDIEWDSPELAIDLDDPRWVLSPNVDPLGATAWYQAQPLARQIEIGRWRTLNSVKVGAAFESILIRGLMAFIMKLPNNSPEFRYALHEMTEECNHIQMFQELVNRSGVDVPGMRPLFRRLSPYIGLVGQYSPTAFMAGILAGEEPIDHFQKGLIREGANIPPAVLRTMQIHIAEEARHISWAHEFLKTHMPERSWRMKAFACVAFPLTLRWLAHEIVAPPKSFGEEFGIPREVIRDAFWRSPHSRKILSGYFGEMRSLSEELGLMNRVGRWVWKRCGIDGEAARYRGVPDREAVALA; encoded by the coding sequence ATGGCTTCGAGCTCACCTGACGCCGTGTCGCTGGACGCGGACTACCAGGATCTGTTGCAGACGCTGTCCGAGGGTTCCGTGCGCCGCCGCTTCGACCCGTATCTGGACATCGAGTGGGACTCCCCCGAATTGGCGATCGACCTCGACGATCCCCGCTGGGTGCTCTCACCCAACGTCGATCCGCTGGGCGCCACCGCGTGGTACCAGGCCCAGCCGCTGGCCCGCCAGATCGAGATCGGCCGCTGGCGCACCCTCAACTCGGTAAAGGTCGGCGCAGCCTTCGAGAGCATCCTCATCCGCGGGTTGATGGCGTTCATCATGAAGCTGCCCAACAACTCACCCGAGTTTCGTTACGCGTTGCACGAGATGACCGAAGAGTGCAACCACATCCAGATGTTCCAGGAGCTGGTCAACCGCAGCGGCGTCGACGTGCCCGGCATGCGGCCGCTGTTCCGCCGGCTCTCGCCCTACATCGGCCTGGTCGGCCAGTACTCGCCGACGGCGTTCATGGCGGGCATCCTGGCCGGCGAGGAACCGATCGACCACTTCCAGAAGGGGCTGATCCGCGAGGGTGCGAACATCCCGCCCGCAGTGCTGCGGACCATGCAGATCCACATCGCCGAAGAGGCCCGCCACATCTCCTGGGCGCACGAATTCCTCAAAACTCATATGCCGGAACGCTCGTGGCGGATGAAGGCGTTCGCCTGCGTCGCATTTCCGCTCACGCTGCGCTGGTTGGCCCACGAGATCGTGGCTCCGCCGAAATCGTTCGGCGAGGAGTTCGGCATCCCGCGCGAGGTGATCAGGGACGCGTTCTGGCGCAGCCCGCATTCACGCAAGATCCTGTCCGGATACTTCGGTGAAATGCGTTCGCTCAGTGAAGAACTCGGCCTGATGAACCGGGTCGGCCGCTGGGTGTGGAAACGCTGCGGCATCGACGGCGAGGCCGCCCGCTACCGCGGCGTGCCCGACCGTGAAGCGGTTGCGCTGGCCTGA
- a CDS encoding TetR/AcrR family transcriptional regulator: MPTATDPAAVSGYEARWEQHNTERRAQILQAAVALIEENPPGAEISMVRIADRAGVAKSVVYRQFAGKEELERRVRSFVFDDFAAILDTNLDVSNGSLRDILTRTVAAVADWMLDHPRLDEFVRRGPTFGSDDSLDAVSELKLRMTRQSEGIIANIAQTIGVDDSAFKTVPFAVVTMVEATLSAWIRGAAPERSREEIVTHLADFAWYVLDGAARASGLEINRDDELTSVIAALTNGQASSPAL; this comes from the coding sequence ATGCCGACCGCCACCGACCCCGCTGCGGTCAGCGGCTATGAGGCCCGCTGGGAGCAGCACAACACCGAGCGTCGTGCCCAGATCCTTCAGGCGGCGGTCGCGCTGATCGAGGAGAACCCGCCGGGCGCGGAGATCTCCATGGTCCGGATCGCCGACCGTGCCGGGGTGGCGAAGTCGGTGGTGTACCGGCAGTTCGCCGGCAAAGAAGAGCTTGAGCGCCGCGTCCGGTCCTTTGTGTTCGACGATTTCGCGGCAATCCTGGACACCAACCTCGACGTCAGCAACGGCTCACTGCGTGACATCCTGACGCGCACCGTCGCGGCGGTGGCCGACTGGATGCTGGATCATCCGCGGCTCGACGAGTTCGTCCGGCGCGGGCCGACGTTCGGCAGCGACGATTCGCTGGATGCGGTCAGTGAGCTCAAGCTCCGCATGACCAGGCAGTCCGAAGGCATCATCGCCAACATCGCACAGACCATCGGGGTGGATGACAGCGCGTTCAAGACTGTCCCGTTCGCGGTGGTGACCATGGTGGAGGCCACCTTGTCGGCGTGGATCCGCGGTGCGGCGCCTGAGCGGTCCCGAGAAGAGATCGTGACGCACCTGGCCGATTTCGCGTGGTACGTCCTGGACGGCGCCGCCCGCGCGAGTGGATTGGAGATCAACCGCGACGACGAGCTGACATCGGTGATCGCCGCGCTGACCAACGGTCAGGCCAGCAGTCCGGCGTTGTAG